The DNA region AAGAAATTCGTCCAACTCTTTTAGTGTGAGTCCTTTTTTTATGGCGTACTTCCGGCTTTCTTTTTCTTCTTTTATGCCTTTTGCTTTGATAAATTCGCGGAAAGAGAATGGGTAACCTGTGTATGAAATGTTTCTGCCTGCTAGCGCTGTGGCTATCTCGCTGCTGAGTAATTCAGAAGATGAACCTGTTATGATGATTCGGTATTTGTGGAGGTCGTAGATTTTTCTGATCCCTTTGTCCCAGTTTTTCACGTTTTGGATTTCGTCTAAGAAGAGGTAGATGCGTCCTTGTTGTGGGTATCTCACCCCAATCAATGTTGTGTGGTTGCGGTTTGATTGTTTTTGTGTTTGTTAGGTTGTTTTTGTTGGTGAATTGCTTTTTAGGTTACGATTTATAGGTACGCTTCATCATGGTGTTTATACTTCAGAATCCTTACTGTTTGAGGGTTTTCGTGCACTTCATATATAAGAACAAACGGTCCGATGTGGACTCTTCTAAGTCCCTTTAGAGGGTGCTTTAGCGGTTTAAATTGCGTGGGGTCTATCATTATCTGTTTGATTTTTTTGTTTACCGCTTCTAGTTGTTTCTTGTCTTTTTTTGATAGTTTTTTGAATGTTTTGTAAACTTCTTCTTCGATTTCTAGGGTGTACACGTAATCACTTTATGTCGAATTCTTCTGCGAAGTCTTTGATTTTGGTGAATTTGCCGTTTCTGCGTGTTTCTTGGATTTCGGC from Candidatus Bathyarchaeota archaeon includes:
- a CDS encoding type II toxin-antitoxin system mRNA interferase toxin, RelE/StbE family, which encodes MYTLEIEEEVYKTFKKLSKKDKKQLEAVNKKIKQIMIDPTQFKPLKHPLKGLRRVHIGPFVLIYEVHENPQTVRILKYKHHDEAYL
- a CDS encoding AAA family ATPase, producing MRYPQQGRIYLFLDEIQNVKNWDKGIRKIYDLHKYRIIITGSSSELLSSEIATALAGRNISYTGYPFSFREFIKAKGIKEEKESRKYAIKKGLTLKELDEFLEYGAFPEIALTQDTNRKMEILSSYFDAIFFRDIVKRFKLRETGDLGVFLRILLSTMQLTLAQQRYTTIFAASA